CGTTAGTCCTAACGCACCGAAAATTTGGGATGGTGCGTTGCGCTACGCGACAACACACCCTACAAAAAAAGGATTTTGAGTAATTTAATCATTTGTGTGTACACCGTGCTTCCTTAGCAAGGAGATGGTTGGGGTGAGGTTTTGTAGAGGTTTCTAAAAAATTACGCTAAAGAACAAACCTTTAAATTGTAATATCTTCCTCTTGATTAATCGCTAATCTTAAAACCGATAACCCTAAAATAATCAAAAATAAGACTAATCCAATTGTGCAAGCATAGCTAATTTCTAAATTACTAAAGGCTTCTTCATACAAATAGTAAACAATGGTTTTTGAGCTATTTAGTGGACCGCCTTGGGTCATAATAAATACTTCTTCAAAGACTTTAGTCGCCGAAATCGCAGAAATTACCGCCACTAGCGCTAAATAAGGCTTCATCAAGGGTACGGTAATATCCCAGTGTTTGCGGATACCATCTGAACCATCAATAGCTGCGGCTTCATACACATCAGCCGGAATTGATTGTAATCCCGCTAAATAAATTACCATGTAGTAGCCGAGTCCCTTCCAGATGGTAACAGCCATGACACTGGCTAGAGAAATTGGTACAATGCCCAGCAGTTTATCTGGACTGGTTAACCAGGGAATTCCTTCGGGAAAAATATTCAAAGTTTTGAGTAACTGATTGAGTAAGCCGTTTTCTGCATACAGCCATTTCCAAGCTATACCAGCAACTACCATTGATATCACTACGGGGGTGTAGTAAGCTGCTCTAAACCAATTCATTCCTCGCAGCTTCTGATTTACCAAAATTGCCAGCCCCAAGGGAGCCATGACCAAAATTGGCACAACAACCAAAAGATAAAGAAAAGTATTTTCTAAGGTTTTCCAAAAAACTGCATCCTTCCACAAGCGGAGAAAGTTGCCAAAACCTATCCATTGGGGTGGCTGGGAAAGGTCTTCGTAGCTGGTAAAGCTGAGGTAAAACGCTTGTATTGCTGGCCAAAAAACTGTTAAAACCAAAAGAACTAAAGCCGGTAGCAAAAATAAGTAAGGAGTCAGTCGCTGTTTGATGAAATTCCAGTTTTGAGGCTTGAGTTGATTCATAGGGACATTTTACTGATTTAAATGGAGATCAACTGTGATGGAATCTGAGAACAATTTGCCAATTGAGCATCAAAATGTACCAGTCAATCACCGTGGCTTACATGAATTTTTGTACAGTTCTGACGATGAACACGATACCACTGAGGTGGCTGTAACGCCTGCATTCGGAAATAATGGCGGGGAGATTATGCCTCTGGAGACTTGGCGCACGGCTGATCAGAATGCGAAAATTGCGGGAGTTTACGCGGTTTTGGATGCAGAAGGCGAAACCCAATACATTGGCTATTCCCGGAATGTGTTGCTTTCTCTCAACGGTCATGTTAGCCAATATGGTGAACAAAAGTGCGCTTTTGTGCGTGTGCAAACCTTTAAGTTTCCCAAGCGTCAAGAAATGGAAGATTTGCGAGATGCTTGGATTGCAGAACTGGAAACTACACCACCTGGTAATGCTGCTGAAGGGGGAATGTGGGCTAGTACGGTAGGTGAGGCTGCTAAGGCGGTAATGTCAGAGGTGGAACGCCAAGCCTACGAGGAGAAAAAGCTAAAGTTGCGAAAAGCAATGGCTGATTCAAGTTTGTCTAAAGAAATAGAAGCGGTGGATGGGAGTGAAGCTCAACGTCAGCGTCAACTCGAAGCGGCTGTGAAGAATGATGACTGGAGTTCAGTTATTGACGCGCAGACAGAGGAAACTAAGTCTTAATACCTTACCTAACCCCTCGGCAAGGGAGGAGGGGCTTTGAAATACAGCACATTTCATTTGATTAAAACGGAGAGGGAGGGATTCGAACCCTCGTATACGTTCCCGCATAACAGACTTTCCAGGTCTGCGCCTTAAACCACTCGGCCACCTCTCCAGGGGCAACGATTTATAAGCATACTATGAAATCCAAGAAAATGCAAATATATAATTAAGCAGATTAAATTAATGTTGAAGTTCACATCCCAAAGCCTAAATTAAGATGTCTGATAAATATACGATTAAAGTCCGCGATCGCTCTACTGGCGAAGAATACAGTCTACAAGTTCCAGGCGATCGCTACATCCTTCACAGCATCGAACAACAAGGGGGGGAACTGCCGTTTTCTTGCCGCAATGGCGCTTGTACAACTTGCGCTGTGCGGGTGCTGTCTGGAGATATTTACCAACCGGAGGCGATTGGATTATCTCCGGCGTTGCGTCGTCAAGGTTACGCTTTGTTATGTGTCAGTTACGCCCGTTCTGATTTGGAGGTGGAAACTCAAGATGAGGATGAGGTTTATGAGCTACAGTTTGGGCGCTATTTTGCTAGGGGTAAAGTTAAGGCGGGTTTACCTTTAGATGAGGATTAAGATTTTTTTCACGCAAAGGCGCATTCGGCGTTCGCGCAGCGTCCCGAAGGGAAGCCGTTCCCGCAGGGTAGACGCAAAGGGTTTTTTTGGGGTCTTGGTGCGGAAAATTGTGCTTTTTGGTTCCTTGTTGCTGCTGGTGAGTTGTCAAGTTAATAATCAGACTGCAAGCAATCAGGTGCAGGTGAAGGTGGCGCGGGTAGTGAGTGGGCAAAGTTTGGACGTTTTAGGTATGGCTGAACAACCAAATTTGATTTCTCGCGTCCGGTTGGTTGGGATTGATGCACCAGATTTTCAACAACGCCCTTGGGGAGATGAGTCTCGACAAGTTTTAGAGACGTTGATTGGTGAGCCAGAAAAACCCGTAATTCTGGAATTTGATGTGTCAGCCAAAGATAAAATGGGTCGGACTTTGGCTTATGTGTGGAAAGATCAGCAGTTATTGAATGAAGAAGTCCTTAAACAAGGATATGCGATATTTGTGGGGCGATCGCCTAATCACAAATATGACCAGCGCTTGGAACGCGCCCAACAATGGGCTAGACTCATGGGAAAAGGCATTTGGAACCCAGAAAACCCTATGCGTCTTCCTCCGGCTGAATTTCGTCGTCGGAATCTTTAAGGAGTGGGGAGTGGTCCGTAAAGAATTTTGGATTTTGGAGAAAGCGATTTTAGATTGCAGTCTAATCCAAAATTTAAAATCTAAAATCTAAAATTGATTGACTAATGACTAATTTACAAATTTTTCTAGATATTGCTACGGAAGCGGCGTTGGCTGCGGGTGCGGTTTTGCAAGGGTATTTGGGTAAGTTAGAAGATGCTATTACTGAAAAAGGTCGTCCTGGTGATTTAGTCACTGCGGCGGATAAGGCCTCGGAAGTGGTGATTTTGGAAATTTTGCGTCGCCACTTTCCCGAACATTCTATCCTGGCTGAGGAATCCGGGAAGTTAGGCAATCAAGATAACCAGTACCTCTGGGCAATTGACCCCTTAGATGGTACAACCAATTACGCTCACCAATATTCCGCTTTTGCTGTTTCCATTGGCTTATTAGTTAATGGTGTGCCGCAAGTTGGTGTGATTTATGACCCTTTTCATGATGAGCTATTTCGGGCTGCTACTGGCTTGGGAGCGACGCGCAACCGCCATTCTATCAAGGTTTCAGAAATATCTGAACTGAGTAAAAGCCTGCTGGTAACGGGATTTGCCTATGATCGCCGGGAAACACCGGATAATAACTATGCAGAATTTTGTCACTTGACTCATCTCACCCAAGGCGTTAGGCGTAGCGGTTCCGCCGCCCTGGATTTGGCTTATGTTGCTTGTGGGCGTGTTGATGGTTACTGGGAACGGGGAATCTCTCCTTGGGATGTTGTCGCAGGTATAGTATTATTAAGAGAAGCTGGGGGTAAAGTTACTGCCTATGATGGTACTGCTTTCAAAATAGAATCAGGTAGAATTCTGGCTACTAATGGTAATATTCACCATAATCTGAGTCGTGAATTGGTAGAGGTTCCACCTTTGTCGAGCTGGAAGTGAGGGAGGTCAGGAAAACTAATAAATAATACCTGACTATTTGCTACTGACCAATTACCGATGAAGCGAAGTAAACTAGAAAAAAGCTCAAGCTCTTTTGGTGCAAAACGGCTCTATGTCTTTCAAAATAGATAGTGGATTGTTTAAATATGATTTTATAGATAATCACGCAATTTTATGTGTTGCTGTTGACGCGAATGTCAAGGAAATACGTGAACGTTATCTGCAAATTGCCCGTCGCTTACACCCGGATAGCAGGACGGTAATCTCGGCTGGGGAAAAACAGCTAGCTAATGAATTATTATCCAAGTTGGTTAACCCAGCTTATGAACATCTATCAAAAGAACGCAGTCGCGCCGAATACTTGATTGTGTTGTCTCAAATTGCCAAGTCCTTGGTACAAGAATCTAGTTCAGTGGAATTGACTAGCGACTTGGCTAAACAATTAGTGAGTGCGCCTAATATTGATGCTTTTTACAAAACTGCGATCGCTAAAGTTGCAGCAACCCAATATGAGTCGTTACACCAATCCGTTAAAATCATATCCCAAATCAGCGAGTTAAATTTAGTTTACCTGATGCGGAGTGCTGCCAACGTGTCCACCTCGCCATCGTCATTGGCTAAATCCAAAAGTAATTCAGGTACGCCCAAGTCAAATACAGCCACCCCACCGCCAGCCGTAAAAGAAGATTCGCCTGTAGATCAGTATGTCCGTCGCGCTCAAGGTTTTATTGACAAAAAACAATTTAGTCAAGCCAAGGTGGAGTTACAGGATGCTCTGAAGCTAGAACCTAAAAATAGTCACTGTCATAGTTTGGTCGCTTTGGTGTATTTGAAGCAAAATCAGGTAAAAATGGCCAAAATTCATTTTGATAATGCTTTGAAATTAGATCCCACTGATGAAATAGCGTTGACATGGAAACCTAAAATAGAAAAGGCTTTAGGGCAACAATCGGGTGGCTCGAAAGTAATTCCACCTCCTGATGATGGAACTAAGCAACCAGATAAGTCTGGAGGTCGTGGGATGTTTGGTGGTTTTTTTGGTGGGAATAAAAAATAATGGTGTATCAACCAGCAGCGGGAGCCAGGGATTTATTACCTTTAGATGTGGCTCAAAAACGCTGGATTGAAGATCGGTTACAGCAGGTGTTTCATCGGTGGGGATATCACAGGATTATCACTTCCACGTTGGAACGCATGGATACTTTGATGGCGGGAGAAGCAATTCAACGCCAGATGGTGATTCAACTGCAAAATGGTGAAGATGAAGAATTAGGATTGCGTCCAGAGTTGACTGCTTCTATTGCTCGTGCAGTGGCTACGCGCATGGCAGATGTCACCTATCCGCAACGTCTATACTACAATGCCAATGTTTTCCGCCGTACTTGGGAAAACAGGCACAATCGCCAGCAAGAGTTTTATCAATCTGGGGTGGAGTTGTTAGGTGTGGGCGGATTGTTGGCAAATGCCGAAGTCCTGCTATTGGCGAGAAACTGTTTAACTGCACTGGGTTTGCCAGATTGGCATTTAATTCTGGGCGAAGCGGGAATTACGCGATCGCTCCTTGATGCCTTTCCGGTGAATATTCAAGCTCAAGTTCGCAGTGCGATCGCCCATCTGGATCGCATTGCCATAGATACTTTACCCTTGAGCGATGAACTACGCGATCGCGCCAGAATCATGATGGATCTACGCGGTGACAGCGCTGATGTCTTGCAAAAAGTCAGTAGCCTTGGTTTAGCTCCAGAGCAACAAGAAATAGTAAATCACCTCAAATCTGTGGTAGAGTTATTACAATCAGAAGGGGAGTTTCCTTTAATTCTTGATCTCAGCTTGATCCAAACCATCGACTACTACACTGGTATAGTCTTTGAAATCGTCAGCGATACAGGTTCACAAGCGAGAGTTTTAGGGCGTGGTGGTCGCTACGACAAGCTTTTAGGATTATATCATCCCCAAGGCGAAGATATTCCCGGTATTGGTTTTGTACTGAATATCGAAGATCTATACCAAGTTCTTTTATCTACACAGCAATTACCACAATCAACCCCAGCTAGTGACTGGTTAGTAGTAGCCCAGACACCAAATGTTGAAGCTGCGGCCTTTGCCCACGCCCAAAAACTGCGTGATTCTACAGATTTGGTAAGGGTAGAAATGGATTTAGGTGGCACAGATGTGGAAGCTATGAGAAAATACGCAAGCGATCGCGGCATTACCCAAATTGCCTGGATTAAATCCGATGGTGAAATTGTGAATGAATCATTGCGTTAGTTAGGGAGTGGGGAGTAGGGAGTAGGGAGTAGGGAGTAGGAAACTACTTTTTCTCCCCTGCCCCCTGCCCCCTGCCCCCCTGCTTCTTCCCCTGCTAGGCTAGATATAGCTGATCCGAAACAGAGGGAATCGAAAAAAAATGCCGCACACGATTGTAACTGATGTTTGTGAAGGTGTTGCTGACTGCGTAGATGCTTGTCCAGTAGCTTGTATTCATGAAGGCCCAGGTAAAAATGTCAAAGGAACCGATTGGTATTGGATTGATTTTGCCACCTGTATCGATTGTGGTATATGTATCGAAGTTTGCCCTGTAGCAGATGCGATCGTTCCAGAAGAACGATCTGATTTGCAAAAAACACCGTAAATTTAAATATTGGCGCAAATTTTTGCTCAAGACAGGCATTTGAAACACTTCAAGATTGCCTGTTTTTTGTATAAATCTATGTTATGCTGCCAAATCATATGATAAATTTATAACAGATGACAACCTGCTAATGTCTGAATAAATTTTGTGTAAAGTGTGTAAAAATGCCTAGTCAAATTTCTCAGGTAGCAGGTATGATTGTTTGGTTGGGTAATACAACAAACCGTGTAAACGGTAAATCACGCGAGACTTTTGCAAAACTTATGACCAAAAACAGCATAACTACCATTTCTAAGATATTGGCATTCGGTCTGTCTACTACAGCAATTGGCCTGATGTCTGCTCAAGCTGCCACAGCAGCAACATTTGATGTGAACTTTACACAACTAGCAGGTTCCATCAACACAGGCGCTAACACAAATGAAATTGGCATTTTCCGTGCTAATTTGTCTGGTCTTGGCTCCGATCTCAATTCGATTCTGTTCCAGGATAGTAACAACTTGGCTGGACTAGGTGGTCAATTTAGTGGTTTTGATTTAGATTCCATCAAACTCAGCACCACCTTAATTAACAATGCTACAGACATCAACACTTTTGCCGGGTTAAACGTGTTCGATTTTAGTGCAGCCAACACTGTTTTCACTCCAGGAACCCAACGTACTCCTACAGATCCAGCTTTGTTTGGTACGACCGGAGGCAATGTTAATAACGCAGTTGCTACACTGGGAAGCTTTGATGGTAGCTTGATTGATACTGACCTTAATAACAACGATCCCACAGATTTGGTTGGTAACGGATTTGTTAGCTTAGGTGATGGTGGTTCAATTCTATTTAACCTGACTAGTGCCGTTTCTACAGATGGTCCACTATATCTTTACGTTGGAGAAGTGGGTAACAACGGTGAGTTCCCAGGTCCACTTACCGCCACCGTCGCAGATGTTCCAGTCGATCCCCAACCTCCTGTTTCAGTTCCTGAACCTGCTAGTATAGCTGCTTTATCCTTAATGGGAATCTACTTCGCATCGCGCCGTAGACAGACAACAAAGCCTGTATAGTTTTCAAAGCAATTGAAGGCGGAAGCCCATTAGTTGAGGACAGAAAACCAAAAAAATTTCTGTTCTCAAAGTCATTGCTCAGTGGAAGTCAGATGGAAGACATTTGAGTGTTAAGAAAACTTGATATCATCAGGTTGTCAGGAAAGACTTTTAAACATACCCGTAGACTGCAATCAAGTAAACGCCCAAAACCCAAACCACAGGATCAGGAAACAACACCTTTTTTGGCGTACAGGGTGTGACTAGGAACCCAATTACAGCTATTTTCAGGTAAATGGAACACACAACGCCAATTAAAACCCTGTAGAGGCTTTGCATGAAAATTCTCTACATTGGTAATAAACCGAAAAACGCTGTAATTGGGATATACAAAGCGAAATATTTGTCTAATCCCAGTATTCCTAGTCGTGAGAGGTAAATTTTCATGCTGTTGATCACGATAAACAGAGCATAGGTGAAATATCTATGCTTTTTTGTCTAAAAAATTATGTAAACTAAATACTAATATTTTTAATTAAAAAAATAACTTTGATTAATTAAACGAATTTGTGGGAACGTTTTCCCGATAAAAGCGACTGCGTAAGCGTTAAGCCCATGACAAAGGTAAATTTTACAGACGTTCCGCAGGCATCCCCGCAAGGTAGGATGCAAAGAGCGCTTACATTATCAACTTCCAAGGATTTTATGTCAGGTTCAGTCAAGGATTCGACTCCACTGCTAGAAGTTAAAAATGTTCACGCCGGATATAGTAAAGATATAGATATCCTGCAAGGGGTGAATTTTCGGGTGGAATCAGGGGAATTGGTAACAGTGATTGGCCCCAACGGTGCGGGTAAATCCACCTTAGCCAAAACTATTTTTGGGCTGTTAACTCCTCACACAGGCACAATTACCTTTAAAGGTGAAAATATTGCTGGACTAAAGTCAAATCAAATAGTCAGGAGGGGAATGTGTTATGTGCCACAAATCTCTAATGTTTTTCCTTCCCTGAGTGTGGAAGAAAATTTAGAAATGGGCGCTTTTGTGCGTAATGTACCCCTGAAACCCCTGAAAGAGCAAATTTTTACCATGTTTCCCAGATTAAGCGATCGCCGTCGTCAACGTGCTGGTACACTATCAGGAGGAGAACGTCAAATGCTGGCTATGGGCAAAGCTTTGATGTTGGAACCGACTTTACTGTTATTGGATGAACCTTCTGCGGCATTATCCCCCATTCTAGTAACGCAAGTATTCGAGCAAATTAAACAAATTAATCAAACAGGTACTGCTATTGTCTTAGTAGAACAAAATGCCCGTAAAGCCTTAGAAATGGCTGACCGTGGTTATGTACTTGAGTCGGGACGCGATGCTATCTCTGGCCACGGTCAAGAATTATTACACGATCCTAAAGTAGGTGAACTATACTTGGGCGCAGGTAAAAAACATTGAATTAGTTACAAATACAAACATCCCCAAGCAATTCAATTCATCAAGGATGTTGGAAATTTGCTCTAATTCCTTAAATAAAGCTTAATTCTCTAAAATTTCCATTGCGGCGGCTTAATTGTTCGATTATAATCTATTGTGTTTTGATTTAAACATCACAACAGATGTACACAGATAATTTCCTCCCTAGAAGGTGAGAAAATTCCATATCAGGTTTGATCGACAAGAGTTGGTAAAAACTGCAAACATCCGCAAACATTGGATATCTAAAACTATTAACAATTCAGAATCTAAACTTTTGGTTGTTAATTTTTCACTAAAAAATTACTAGAGACACCAAGCAATGACTACACCAGATTTGATGATTGAGGATTTAATACAAAATCCCAATGGCGAAAGTAGAGGTAATTCATCAGTTTCGCCAGAGGAAAAAAGATTTTTAACTCTGAAAATAATTGATAAATTGCTGATAGCATCTTTACTATTATTGAGTATTCTGGCGATTAGTTTTTCCGAAAATCAAAAGTTTGCTCTTTATGGTGTTATAGCACTCTGTTTTGTCTTTTCATTATTCATCATCAATAGACAATTATTTCAAGACTCAAAAAAAGCCGCTAATGAGTACGAAGCTAACAAAAAAGCCGAAATCTATACTTATTTATTGAATAATAGCTCTTGGCAGCTCAAAAATTTTACGCCAATTAAAGCTAAAGCTTTACAATACTGTCAAGATTTGATTGACGACTATAGACGAGTTCGGGATTTATCGAGGACAATTTACTATGTTCTGCAAATTACCACGGTGGTTTTTTCCGGAATCACACCTATTTTAGTGCTGGTAGATAAAATAGAAGCAGGACAAACTTGGTTAAAGTGGCTACCGGTTATTTGTCCCGCTATTGCGTCTATACTCGCCAGTATAGTTACGTCGTTCCCCTTTCAAAAGAATTGGGTAGCTGCTAACACAGTAGTAGAATTATTGGAAGCGGAAGAAGAAAAGTTTATTTTGGGCGTGACACAACCTTATCGTTTCTCTGATACTTCTGACGAGGTGCAACAGCAAGAAAAAGCCAGCCAAGCTTTAGAACACTTTATTCAACAGGTGAATAACATTCACTTCCAGCAAGTACAGCAGTCAAGTGAGACGCAGACAGAAAAGAAAGAATCTGCGCCAGCCAATGAATCACAGTCACAACCGACTACCTAATTAACAGCAATTTTTTTGCCTCACGCAGAGGCGCAGAGGCGCAGAGAATCAATTTGGAATCTCTGCGTTACTCTGTCGAAAGGATTTTAATATTCTGGAACTGAAGGATCTACTTCTTTGCTCCAAGCGTTTATTCCGCCTTTGACATTAGTCCCCTCAATTCCGGCTTCTTTGAGGATAGCCAAGGCTTTGGCGGAGCGTCCGCCTAGTTTACAATGAGCAATTAAGCGATGTCCATTGAGGATTTCTTTGACTTTGGCTACACCGTCGCCGTTTTCAATATCTGGTAAGGGTATCAATACAGCACCAGGAATTTTGGCGATTTCGTATTCATGAGGGTTACGGACATCTAATAGCACAAAATCTTTTGCGCCGCTATCCAGTAATTCTTTTAATTCTTTGACGGTCATTTCTGACATTTCCATCTGCTGTTTAGCCTCCTCTGCTTGAGCTTGGGGAATTCCGCAGAATTGTTCGTAGTCTATCAGTTTTTCAATAACTGGGCGAATGGGATTTGGACGAAGTTTCAATTCCCGAAATTTCATTTCTAAGGCATCGTACAATAGTAATCTTCCACTGAGGGTAGTACCCTTTCCTGTGACGATTTTTACTGTTTCTGTCGCCTGAATAATTCCAATCATTCCTGGTAAAATACCGAGTACGCCGCCTTCTGCACAGGAAGGAACCATTCCTGGTGGTGGTGGTTCTGGGTAAAGGTCACGATAGTTGGGACCACCTTCGTAGTTAAAGACCGTGGCTTGCCCTTCAAATCGGAAAATGGAGCCGTAGACGTTCGGCTTATCTAGCAGTACGCAAGCGTCATTCACGAGGTATCTGGTGGGGAAATTATCAGTACCATCTACGACGATATCATAAGGTTTCATGATATCCAGGGCGTTTTCAGCACTGAGGCGAGTTTCGTATAAGTCAACCTGACAATGGGGGTTAATTTCGTGTATCCGGTTTTTTGCGGATTCAATTTTGGGTTTACCTACCCAGGATGTACCGTGTATGACTTGGCGTTGGAGGTTGGAAGTATCGACGATATCGAAATCTACTATACCAATGCGTCCAATACCTGCGGCTGCAAGATATAACAGTAATGGCGAACCTAGTCCACCAGTACCAATACACAATACACTGGCAGCTTTTAAACGCTTTTGTCCTTCTAGTCCAATTTCTGGCAAGATTAAATGGCGGGAGTAGCGTTCGTAATCGTCTTTAGTCAACTGGATTTCTTCCAGGTTGGGATTTAGCATAGCAGTTAGGTAGATCAGCCGAGAATATTGATCTTATCGAAAAACGATATTTTTAAATTTTTTCAATTGACTCTGGTTGGAATTGGTGATGATCATCAAGAATCCAACTTTTGACTGTAGCAGCTTTACCATTTTGAACAGAAACTATTATATATGAGTATTCTGCCCAAGCATATAGGCGATCGCATTCTGATGGTGTAGCGGAATTATCTGGGTGGGAGTGGTAGATACCGATAATATTTAATCCGCGATCGCCTGCGGCTTTTTGTGCCTGTAACATAACTTGGGGAGCGATCGCATATCGTTTTCTGGTACTCTGTACTGTGGGTTCATCTGGAAAATCATCGGCTTGGGTATTCCAAGCGTTTTCTGTAGGCATTATTTCCATAACAATTTTACCCTCCCTACCCAGAAAACCGAGAATTAGTCCACAGCATTCTTCTGGGTAGGTGCTTTCAGCATGAGTACAGATAATTTGTAGGTGTTCAGGAAGGAGTTTGAGAACCCGACTATTCATCAAAATTGTGACTTTGCTTGTCAATGTAAGATGCTAGCAGTTCCTTGACTTCCACCACGTCACTGATTAAAAGATCATAATCAGACGAGTCCAGCATATTCAACTCAAAGCAAAGCAGCAGGTAATATTCCACCTCTATCACTGCATCTCGCGCCATTTCCAGAAAATCCAGTTGCATTTCATAGTCATCGCGATCGCATCCCTGAGCTATTTTAATAGGAATGGCAGCACAAGCTAAACGAATTTGTTGTGTTAGCCCCTGTAATTCCTCTTCTGGAAAGGTTTTAGTAATTTCATAGACTGCAATTGTGAGTTCGTGCGCTTTTTCCCATTCTTGCAGCTCTCTAAAGTCTGTCATGTTTATATTGGTATCCTTGAGGATTAAGAGGGTGACCAATGCCTACTATAATGATATGCCACTATCATCCCACCTACCCAAATTAACTAGAATCCAAATCACGTAAAAATTTGACATTTTTCTTTACGTTAATTACTGCAATTAGGTCACTCAGGAAATTTTCTTAATAGTTACCCAATGCGGATTTGAACAAATACACCAACCTCACCCCCAACCCCTCTGGTTGCTTTCGCGTAGCGTTTCCCTTTGAGAGAAGGAGAGGGGAGATGTTGAAGCAAGTCACAGACGGGCTAAAAATTTCAGCATGAGGGAAATTACTGTATCCGAGGACTCAATCAACAAGCCATGACCACCACGGTCTAACACTACCAGTTCAGCGTGGGGAATACCTTGAGCTAGTTGTTCAGAAAACTTAACTGGGGTGAGAATATCTTCTTTTCCCACTAAAATCAGCGTGGGACAGTGAATTTTATGCAGTCGGTCTTGTGTATCACTGCTGAGTATAGCCCGACTATGATGATAGAGTGTATGTGTAGCTGGTGTAAAGGGATAATTCACTGCCCACTCAATTAGTTGTTCTACCATCCCTGGAATACTATAAAACTCATCAGTAAATATCCAGGGAAATACAACTTTTTGATAAAGCTTCAGGTCTATACTACTGGGGAGGTCGCCCCATGTGGAAATCACATGATTGAATCTTTCATCACCCTTAGCTAGGGAAGAAAGCAAAATTAGACTTTTTACCCTTCCAGGCTGCGCTAAGACCAGTTCTTGGGCAATTTGACCACCCATCGAATGACCGACTACACTTACCTGATTGATACCGATGTGGTCAAGTAATGCCGCTATATCATTAGCCATCTGCTGAAGATTATAAGGACTATCGGGGGCAGAACTGCGCCCCAGTCCGCGATTATCCACACGAATAACTTGATATTGGGTAACGAGGGATGGCATGATTAACGACCAATAGGAGTGATCGCATAAGAAACCAGCAATTAATAATAAAGGTTCACCCTGTCCTTTGATGTCATAGAACAAATCAATTCCGTTAACCTGAACTTTTGGCATAAGTCGTAAATAACTATAAAAAAAATTAACTTGGTGATGCAACAACAAAAACCAATGGCTGTGGAATTTCGCGATGTTACCTTTAGCCGCAACCATCGCCCTTTAGTATCTCATCTCAATTTCTCTATTAGTCAAGGAGAAGCCTTAGTATTACTCGGACGTAGTGGAAGCGGTAAAACTACTACAATGAAATTAATCAATCGCCTTTTTACACCTACACAAGGTGAAGTATTATTTAATGGCATTCCCACAAATCAATGGGATGAAATTAAATTGCGGCGTAATATTGGTTATGTGATTCAAGAAACTGGTTTATTTCCCCATTTTACTGTAGAACGTAACGTGGGTTTAGTCCCGAATTTGCTCGGTTGGCAATCTAAACAAATTAAAATGCGGGTTTATGAATTGTTGCAGATGGTAGGCTTAGATCCTGGACAATTTGCGG
The window above is part of the Nodularia spumigena CCY9414 genome. Proteins encoded here:
- the moeB gene encoding molybdopterin-synthase adenylyltransferase MoeB, with translation MLNPNLEEIQLTKDDYERYSRHLILPEIGLEGQKRLKAASVLCIGTGGLGSPLLLYLAAAGIGRIGIVDFDIVDTSNLQRQVIHGTSWVGKPKIESAKNRIHEINPHCQVDLYETRLSAENALDIMKPYDIVVDGTDNFPTRYLVNDACVLLDKPNVYGSIFRFEGQATVFNYEGGPNYRDLYPEPPPPGMVPSCAEGGVLGILPGMIGIIQATETVKIVTGKGTTLSGRLLLYDALEMKFRELKLRPNPIRPVIEKLIDYEQFCGIPQAQAEEAKQQMEMSEMTVKELKELLDSGAKDFVLLDVRNPHEYEIAKIPGAVLIPLPDIENGDGVAKVKEILNGHRLIAHCKLGGRSAKALAILKEAGIEGTNVKGGINAWSKEVDPSVPEY
- a CDS encoding Mov34/MPN/PAD-1 family protein; translated protein: MNSRVLKLLPEHLQIICTHAESTYPEECCGLILGFLGREGKIVMEIMPTENAWNTQADDFPDEPTVQSTRKRYAIAPQVMLQAQKAAGDRGLNIIGIYHSHPDNSATPSECDRLYAWAEYSYIIVSVQNGKAATVKSWILDDHHQFQPESIEKI
- a CDS encoding four helix bundle protein; the encoded protein is MTDFRELQEWEKAHELTIAVYEITKTFPEEELQGLTQQIRLACAAIPIKIAQGCDRDDYEMQLDFLEMARDAVIEVEYYLLLCFELNMLDSSDYDLLISDVVEVKELLASYIDKQSHNFDE
- a CDS encoding alpha/beta fold hydrolase, giving the protein MPKVQVNGIDLFYDIKGQGEPLLLIAGFLCDHSYWSLIMPSLVTQYQVIRVDNRGLGRSSAPDSPYNLQQMANDIAALLDHIGINQVSVVGHSMGGQIAQELVLAQPGRVKSLILLSSLAKGDERFNHVISTWGDLPSSIDLKLYQKVVFPWIFTDEFYSIPGMVEQLIEWAVNYPFTPATHTLYHHSRAILSSDTQDRLHKIHCPTLILVGKEDILTPVKFSEQLAQGIPHAELVVLDRGGHGLLIESSDTVISLMLKFLARL
- a CDS encoding ATP-binding cassette domain-containing protein — its product is MQQQKPMAVEFRDVTFSRNHRPLVSHLNFSISQGEALVLLGRSGSGKTTTMKLINRLFTPTQGEVLFNGIPTNQWDEIKLRRNIGYVIQETGLFPHFTVERNVGLVPNLLGWQSKQIKMRVYELLQMVGLDPGQFAGRYPHELSGGQKQRVGVARALAADPPVLLMDEPFGALDPITRLELQQEFHRLQQELNKTVVFVTHDIQEAFVLADRIGLMCEGELVVLGTKDEFKLSPHPESLAFLQCLQSLEQSL